The Anolis sagrei isolate rAnoSag1 chromosome Y, rAnoSag1.mat, whole genome shotgun sequence genome contains a region encoding:
- the LOC137095055 gene encoding cytochrome P450 2G1-like, with the protein MELSGAVTLFLVIYLSCLAIVSFKKKLSNKGRLPPGPTPLPLIGNFLQIKSLEILTSLLKLREKYGPVFTVYFGTRPIVVLCGHDAVKEALIDKAEEFSGRATNPTLERTFQGHGVVFSTGERWKQLRRFSLTVLRDFGMGKKSIEERIQEEAQFLLEEFKKTKEKPFNPAFILSCAVSNVICSIVFGNRFDYEDKDFQAIMEMMNSSFREMSSARAQLYDIYVSILKYFPGPQDKVYDLLGGIRTYIAKRVKKNQETLDPNFPRDFIDCFLIQMEKEKDNPSSEFNMRNLELTALTLFFGGTETVSSTLRYGFLLLMKYPDVQAKVHEEIDQVIGQNRAPNIEDRSQMPYMDAVIHEVQRVSDLFPMALPHMVTRDTEFRGYMIPKGTEVYPVLSSVLHDPTMFKNPHAFNPGNFLDENGCFKKNNAFVPFSSGKRICLGEALARMELFLYFTTILQSFRLKPLMTPDKIDTTPAENGSAVIPPFYHFCVIPR; encoded by the exons ATGGAGCTATCTGGGGCAGTCACCCTTTTCCTTGTCATCTACCTGTCTTGCCTTGCCATTGTATCATTTAAGAAGAAATTATCGAACAAGGGGAGGCTTCCTCCGGGACCCACTCCTTTGCCTCTGATCGGAAATTTCCTGCAGATCAAGTCATTAGAAATCTTAACATCTCTTCTCAAG CTTCGAGAAAAGTATGGCCCTGTGTTCACTGTATATTTCGGAACCCGTCCAATTGTGGTCTTGTGTGGACATGATGCTGTGAAGGAGGCCCTGATAGACAAGGCAGAAGAATTCAGTGGAAGGGCCACCAATCCTACTCTGGAGAGGACCTTCCAAGGCCATG GAGTGGTATTTTCCACTGGGGAGCGTTGGAAGCAACTACGCCGGTTCTCCCTCACTGTCTTGAGGGATTTCGGAATGGGGAAAAAATCCATTGAAGAGCGGATTCAAGAGGAGGCTCAGTTCCTGCTGGAGGAATTCAAGAAAACTAAGG AGAAACCCTTTAATCCTGCCTTCATCCTCAGCTGCGCTGTCTCCAATGTTATTTGCTCCATTGTATTTGGTAATCGATTTGATTATGAGGATAAGGATTTCCAAGCCATTATGGAAATGATGAACAGCAGCTTCCGGGAGATGAGCTCAGCCAGAGCCCAG TTGTATGACATCTATGTCAGCATCCTGAAGTACTTCCCAGGGCCCCAGGATAAAGTCTATGACCTCCTGGGTGGGATTAGGACTTACATTGCCAAGAGAGTGAAGAAGAACCAAGAGACCCTTGACCCCAACTTCCCACGGGACTTCATTGACTGTttcctcatccagatggaaaaG GAAAAAGATAACCCATCCAGTGAATTTAACATGAGAAACCTGGAGCTCACAGCTCTTACTCTTTTCTTTGGCGGAACAGAGACTGTCAGCTCCACCTTGAGATATGGATTTCTGCTTCTGATGAAATATCCTGATGTCCAAG CAAAGGTGCATGAAGAAATTGACCAAGTGATTGGACAGAACCGTGCCCCAAATATTGAAGACCGGAGCCAGATGCCATATATGGATGCTGTCATCCATGAAGTGCAGAGGGTCAGTGACCTGTTTCCCATGGCCCTGCCCCACATGGTTACGCGTGACACTGAATTCAGAGGCTACATGATTCCCAAG GGAACAGAAGTCTACCCTGTGCTCAGTAGTGTCCTGCATGACCCCACAATGTTTAAAAACCCTCATGCTTTCAACCCAGGGAATTTCTTGGATGAGAATGGATGCTTCAAGAAGAATAATGCTTTTGTGCCATTTTCTTCAG GGAAGAGGATCTGTTTGGGAGAAGCCTTGGCCCGGATGGAACTTTTCCTCTATTTCACCACCATCTTGCAGAGCTTCCGGCTGAAGCCCCTTATGACCCCAGACAAAATTGACACAACACCCGCTGAGAATGGATCTGCAGTCATCCCACCCTTCTATCACTTCTGTGTCATCCCACGCTAA